Sequence from the Natronomonas marina genome:
CACCGACCGGTGCCGAGGGCGGGTATGGACGACGCGGACGCCGACGACGGCCTCGCCTGGGAGACGCTCGCCTCCGAAACCGACTACACCTGCCCCGGATTCGACGTCGTGCGCGACGACGTCCGTCTGCCGGACGGCACCGAGACCGACTTCCACTACGTCTCCGAACCGCCCTCCGTCGTCGTGCTGCCCTTCACGCCGGACGGCGACGTCGTCGTCATCGAGGAGTGGCGACAGGCCGTCGACCGGGTCAACTACGGGCTGCCGGCCGGCGGCCTCGAGAGCGAGGACGCCGACCTGCGCTCGGCGGCCCGCCGCGAGCTGGCCGAGGAGACCGGCTACGAGGCCGGCGCCGTCGAGGCCCTCGCGACCTACGAGCCCACGAACGGCCTCTTCGACTCGGTGTTCCACTACGTCGTCGCCCGCGGCTGTGAGCCGACCGGCCAGCAGGACCTCGACCACAACGAGTCCATCCGGGTCGGCACGACGACGTTCCCCGCCCTGCGGGAGCGAGCCGTGGCCGGCGAGTTGCGGGACGGCCGCTCGGCGCTCGGAATCCTCCAGTACGCGCTGTCCCGCGGCGACTAGCTCATACTGCCGGCTGTAACTATCTAAGCCAGTGGTGGCGGAAACCCGACTGTACAGAACGGCTACTGTCGAACATCACGAAACGGCCTTCACGTAATTACAGCCGGCAGTATCACGTCATCGCGGCGTCGTCGATTTCGGGGTGCTCGCGGTAGAACTCGACGAGGTTCTCGGCGTACTCCTCGAACCGCGGGCACTCGATGCCGGAGCCCTCCAGATCCTCGAGGGCGTTCGAGCAGTCGAAACTGGCCCCCCAGGTCTGGAACTCGAAGCCGCCGCTCTTGACCAGTTCGTGCTCGGGGTCCAGCGACTCCAGTAGCCCGCGGACGATTCCCTTCGGGTACGGCGGGACGAAGGTGTGTTTCTTGCCCGCCGCCTCCCCGAGCGTCTTGATGAGTTCGACCGTCGAGGGCGGGTCGGGGTCCGCGAGGTGGTACACCTTCCCCTCGGATTCGTCGATGCCGCTCAGGTAGCCGATGGCGTCGACCACGTAGTCGCGGGGGACGACGTTGAACTCCGCGTCGCCCGCGCCGCGCGGCGCCGGCACGACGGCGTAGTCGCCCTGGTCGAGCAGGGTCTCGACGAAGGCGTAAGGACCGTCGTACTTCTGTGTCTCGCCGGTCTCGCTGTCGCCGACGGCGGCGCCCGGCCGGTAGATGGTGGTCGGTATCTCGTCCATCCGCTCCTGGACGAGTACCTCCGCGCCGTGCTTCGTCGACTCGTAGTAGTTGCCGAACTTCTGGCCCTCCAGCAGCATCTCCTCGGTGAACCGGCCCTCGTAGAGACCGGAGACGACGACGGTGCTGACGTAGTGCAAGCGGTCGACGTCGGCGCCCTCGGCGAAGTCGAGGACGTGTCGCGTCCCCTCGATGTTGACCTGCTTGCCCGGTTCCCGGTCCATCGTCAGGTCGTAGATGGCCGCCAGGTGGTAGACCTCGAGGCTGTCGGCCTGCAACTCGTCGTAGGCGTCGCCGAGACCGAGGTCGCCCTCGGTGATGTCGCCCTCGACCAGTCGGACGCGGTCGGCCACCGCCTCGTCGTCGCCCTCGGCGTCGGCCGCTATCTCGTCGACTCGCGTCTCGGCCTCCTCGCGGTACTTCGACTGTATCAGACACGTCACCGTCGTCTCGGCGTCGTGCCGTTCGAGGAGTCGCTCGACCAGCGCCGAACCGAGGAACCCGGGGAACCCGGTGAGGAACACCGTCGTCATGCGAACCGACAACACTCCCCGGCGACGTATACGTTGTGCCCCTGTTTCGAGGGGGCGTTAATACGGCCCCGGCGCTACCGGGACGGGAACCGATTTACGCCGGGCGGTCGATGAATCGAGGCATGTCATCCGAGACGGACGCCCTGGAGGAACTGGCCGCCCTGCCCACGCTGGCGCACCCGACCGTCTCGCCGGACGGCGAGCGGGTCGCCTACTACTACGACGTCACCGGCCGCAACGAACTCCACGTCCTCGATATCGAGACCGGGGAAACCGAGCGGTGGAGCGACGGCGAGGTGCCGCGGAACGCACGCTGGTTCCTCCGGTGGAGCGCCGACGGCGAGCGCGTCTTCTTCCACGACGACGAGGCCGGCGACGAGCAGAACGACGTCCGCGCCATCGACGCCGACGGGACCGTCGAGACGGTCGTCGAGTCCGAGGGGCAGAACAGCCTCCGCGACGTCGACCCCGGCGGCGAGTTCGTCGTCGTCGGCTCCTCCCGCGACGGCCAGATGAACTGCTACCGGCACGCCGTCGACGGCGAGTCGGTGGCAAAACTCACCGACTACGACCGCGCTGTCTGGCAACCGACGCTGTCGCCCGACGGCGAGCGACTCGCCTACAGCACGAACGAGACCGACGACTACGACAACCGGGACGTCTACGTCGCAAGCGTCGAGTCGCTTTCGACCGACGGACCCGCCGGCGGTCCCGACGACGCGTCGGACGCCCGCAACCTCGAAATCGGCGAGGTCGGCGCCGAGGCCGTCGTCGTCGACTGGGACCCCGACGGCGAGCGCCTGCTCGTCTCGGACAACACCGACGACCTGAGTCGGTGTGGCGTCTACGACCTGACGGACGACTCGGTGACGTGGCTGGGCGACGGCGGGGCCGAAGAGCACCCGGAGTGCTTCGGCGCCGACGGCGACCGCGTCGTCGCCACCCGGACCCGCCGCGCGGCGACCGTGCCGGTCGTCTACGACCTGGCAACCGGCGAAGGGCGGGAACTGGACCTGCCGGAGGGCGTCGCCGACTTCGGCATGGCCGGCCGGTCGGTCATCGACGCCGACCGCATCCTCCTGACCCACACGACGCCGACCCGTCGACCCGACCTCCTTGCCTACGACCTGGCCGACGACGAGACGGAGACACTCGTGGCGGCCGAGTACGGTCCCTTCTCGCCCGACGACTTCGCCGACGCCGAGTACTTCACGTTCGACTCGAACGGTATCCCCGAGACCGACGCCGAGGCCGTCGCCCACGACCCCTACGAGACGCTGGAGATCGGTGCGCTGCTGTACGATTCCGGCGAGCGACCGTCGCCGCTGGTCGTCACGCCCCACGGCGGGCCCCGCGCCCGCGACAGCAAGGCGTTCGACCTCTACACGCAGGTGCTCGTCCAGCAGGGGTACGCCGTGCTGCAGGTCAACTACCGCGGGTCGACCGGCCGCGGGCGCGAGTTCGTCGAGGAACTGTACGACGACTGGGGCGGCGCCGAGCAGGGCGACGTCGCCGTCGGCCTCGAGACCGTCCTCGCCGACCGCGAGTGGGTCGACGACGACCGCGTCGCCGTCTTCGGCGGGTCCTACGGCGGCTACTCGGCGTACTGGCAACTCGTCCAGTACCCGTCGCTGTACGACGCCGGCGTCGCCTGGATCGGTCTCACCGACCTCGAGGCGATGTACGAGGAGACGATGCCGCACTTCCGGACGGAGTTGATGGAGAAGTACCTCGGGACGCCCGAGGAGAACCCGGACCTGTACCGCGAGCGCTCGCCGATCACCCACGCCGACAACCTCGCGGCGCCGCTTTTCGTCCTGCACGGCGTCAACGACCGCCGGGTGCCGGTCTCGCAGGCGCGACTGTTCCGCGACCGACTGACGGAACTGGGCTACGAGGAGGGCGAAGGCGCCGACTTCGAGTACCGCGAACTCGGCGAGGAGGGCCACGCCTCCTCGGACATCGACCAGAAGAAACGGACCTTCCGCCTGCTCGTGGATTTCCTCGACCGGCGGGTCTGAGGCTCCGCGTCGGTCGTCTCGTTGTCTCGGCTGCCCTCTCGCCGGGTCGGTCGTCCTGACTCGCGCGAACACGCCTGGCGACCGCGTTCCGAACGCGCCGCGCGGTTGCCGTCGCGGTGCCGTCCCTGGTGGAATCGAAGGGCGGGGGCTGCGTGGCGGCGGAGCCGCCAGCCGCCCGAGGGCTTCGCAGGTAGAGCAGTCGGAGGAAACGGCGACCGCGAGCCAG
This genomic interval carries:
- a CDS encoding SDR family oxidoreductase, encoding MTTVFLTGFPGFLGSALVERLLERHDAETTVTCLIQSKYREEAETRVDEIAADAEGDDEAVADRVRLVEGDITEGDLGLGDAYDELQADSLEVYHLAAIYDLTMDREPGKQVNIEGTRHVLDFAEGADVDRLHYVSTVVVSGLYEGRFTEEMLLEGQKFGNYYESTKHGAEVLVQERMDEIPTTIYRPGAAVGDSETGETQKYDGPYAFVETLLDQGDYAVVPAPRGAGDAEFNVVPRDYVVDAIGYLSGIDESEGKVYHLADPDPPSTVELIKTLGEAAGKKHTFVPPYPKGIVRGLLESLDPEHELVKSGGFEFQTWGASFDCSNALEDLEGSGIECPRFEEYAENLVEFYREHPEIDDAAMT
- a CDS encoding S9 family peptidase; amino-acid sequence: MSSETDALEELAALPTLAHPTVSPDGERVAYYYDVTGRNELHVLDIETGETERWSDGEVPRNARWFLRWSADGERVFFHDDEAGDEQNDVRAIDADGTVETVVESEGQNSLRDVDPGGEFVVVGSSRDGQMNCYRHAVDGESVAKLTDYDRAVWQPTLSPDGERLAYSTNETDDYDNRDVYVASVESLSTDGPAGGPDDASDARNLEIGEVGAEAVVVDWDPDGERLLVSDNTDDLSRCGVYDLTDDSVTWLGDGGAEEHPECFGADGDRVVATRTRRAATVPVVYDLATGEGRELDLPEGVADFGMAGRSVIDADRILLTHTTPTRRPDLLAYDLADDETETLVAAEYGPFSPDDFADAEYFTFDSNGIPETDAEAVAHDPYETLEIGALLYDSGERPSPLVVTPHGGPRARDSKAFDLYTQVLVQQGYAVLQVNYRGSTGRGREFVEELYDDWGGAEQGDVAVGLETVLADREWVDDDRVAVFGGSYGGYSAYWQLVQYPSLYDAGVAWIGLTDLEAMYEETMPHFRTELMEKYLGTPEENPDLYRERSPITHADNLAAPLFVLHGVNDRRVPVSQARLFRDRLTELGYEEGEGADFEYRELGEEGHASSDIDQKKRTFRLLVDFLDRRV
- a CDS encoding NUDIX hydrolase, which produces MDDADADDGLAWETLASETDYTCPGFDVVRDDVRLPDGTETDFHYVSEPPSVVVLPFTPDGDVVVIEEWRQAVDRVNYGLPAGGLESEDADLRSAARRELAEETGYEAGAVEALATYEPTNGLFDSVFHYVVARGCEPTGQQDLDHNESIRVGTTTFPALRERAVAGELRDGRSALGILQYALSRGD